A genomic stretch from Hemicordylus capensis ecotype Gifberg chromosome 1, rHemCap1.1.pri, whole genome shotgun sequence includes:
- the CINP gene encoding cyclin-dependent kinase 2-interacting protein produces the protein MAARSLTPKTPVLSVSARKIKDNAADWHNLVMKWETLNDQGFNTATKIVNIKIASESKDKLEIECDNFASESERLPLDYNGELEGCCTELLRIFENMAKIHQKMERLCSTTKGICDLETYHHGGHKRPLFHTWLTSYFYDVSIKLIEMYSKELKLKQTIVQEIAHTVDQDLLMVYLSSWLYQPYIENSSKVLLESMLLETGHRPV, from the exons ATGGCAG cCAGGAGTTTGACTCCCAAGACACCTGTATTGTCTGTCAGCGCAAGAAAAATCAAAGATAACGCTGCGGACTGGCATAATTTGGTGATGAAATGGGAGACTCTGAATGATCAAGGATTTAACACTGCAACCAAAATCGTGAATATCAAAATTGCCAGTGA ATCTAAAGACAAGTTGGAAATAGAATGTGATAATTTTGCCTCTGAGTCTGAGAGACTGCCACTGGACTACAATGGGGAACTAGAGGGGTGCTGTACAGAACTACTTCGGATCTTCGAAAACATG GCAAAGATACATCAGAAAATGGAAAGGTTGTGTTCAACAACTAAAGGAATCTGTGACTTAGAAACATACCATCATGGAGGTCACAAGAGACCACTATTTCACACATGGCTGACTTCCTATTTCT ATGATGTTTCTATCAAGCTTATAGAAATGTACTCAAAAGAACTCAAACTTAAACAAACCATTGTACAAGAGATTGCTCATACTGTTGACCAAGATCTCCTGATGGTCTACTTGTCATCATGGTTATACCAGCCTTATATCGAGAACAGCAGCAAAGTACTACTAGAAAGTATGTTGTTAGAAACAGGACACAGACCAGTCTAA